One Thermoplasma volcanium GSS1 genomic window carries:
- the rpl4p gene encoding 50S ribosomal protein L4, which produces MPIYSINGEKRGEIDLPEIFNYSVREDLIRKAFRAISLSLRQPYGSSPLAGLRRVGHTTKPGLGISRMPRIAGGSRVVGIASAVGGKSAHSPRSTKKLYVGINEKERKMAKFSAIAMTASADAVRKRGHRFSESLPLPVVVEDAVSGIKKTKDAVNLLKSIGLYEDILRSKEGKHIRAGRGKMRNRRYKVPKSLLIVGTDSVSLKVFKSLPGVDVASMDSLSIRKLAPGGVGGRLTVYTESAIEKLREANA; this is translated from the coding sequence GTGCCTATATATTCAATAAATGGTGAAAAGAGAGGTGAGATAGACCTCCCTGAAATATTTAACTATAGTGTTAGAGAAGACTTAATTCGAAAGGCTTTCAGAGCTATATCACTTTCACTTCGTCAACCGTATGGTTCGTCTCCTCTTGCTGGATTGAGGAGGGTGGGTCATACAACCAAGCCAGGTCTTGGGATATCTAGAATGCCAAGGATTGCTGGTGGATCTAGGGTCGTAGGTATAGCTAGTGCAGTTGGCGGTAAAAGCGCTCATTCTCCGAGAAGCACAAAGAAACTCTATGTAGGGATAAATGAAAAGGAAAGAAAGATGGCAAAATTCAGCGCAATAGCTATGACCGCATCCGCTGATGCTGTAAGGAAGAGAGGTCATAGATTTAGTGAATCTTTGCCATTGCCTGTTGTAGTAGAAGATGCTGTTTCAGGAATTAAGAAAACGAAAGACGCGGTTAATTTACTTAAATCAATAGGACTGTATGAGGATATACTTAGATCAAAGGAAGGTAAACACATACGGGCTGGACGTGGTAAGATGAGAAATAGAAGGTACAAGGTCCCTAAAAGCCTGTTGATAGTTGGAACCGATTCGGTCTCGCTTAAGGTGTTTAAGTCTCTTCCGGGTGTAGACGTTGCGTCAATGGATTCGTTGAGTATAAGGAAGCTAGCGCCGGGAGGGGTTGGAGGTAGGCTTACCGTATATACTGAAAGTGCAATTGAGAAGCTAAGGGAGGCGAATGCGTAA
- a CDS encoding SPFH domain-containing protein, which translates to MTGLDILLIIIIIIALIILLSGIHVLKEWERAIVLTLGRYGGIRGPGIIFITPIVSRGIYVSTRIQPVQFKTEATFTKDNVPVNVDAIMYYQVIDPQKAVLNIENYSVGTNYAAQTTLREVIGKSMFDELLSEREKVGETAREIIDQKTEAWGVKVASVEIRDVIVPSQLQEAMSRQASAERERRSRVTLAQAEVEAAQKMVEASKQYVDNPVGLQLRWMQIIYEIGLEGKSSMIMVPSDVPVAGSAFSVMGMNEALKARGHVEDVQGQGSQKQ; encoded by the coding sequence ATGACAGGTTTGGACATACTGCTAATAATAATTATCATAATTGCTTTGATAATACTACTCTCTGGTATACACGTATTAAAGGAATGGGAAAGGGCCATCGTACTAACTTTGGGTAGGTATGGTGGGATTAGAGGCCCAGGGATAATATTCATTACTCCAATCGTAAGTAGAGGCATATATGTTTCGACAAGAATACAACCAGTGCAGTTCAAAACTGAGGCAACATTCACAAAGGACAACGTCCCTGTAAACGTTGATGCGATAATGTACTACCAGGTAATAGATCCTCAAAAGGCAGTCTTGAATATTGAGAATTATTCTGTTGGTACAAATTATGCAGCTCAAACTACTCTAAGGGAAGTAATTGGAAAATCAATGTTTGACGAACTTCTATCTGAACGAGAAAAGGTTGGCGAAACTGCTAGGGAAATTATAGATCAGAAAACTGAAGCTTGGGGTGTTAAGGTCGCTTCAGTTGAGATAAGAGATGTAATAGTTCCATCACAGTTACAGGAGGCAATGTCAAGGCAGGCCTCAGCAGAGAGGGAAAGGAGATCAAGAGTCACCCTTGCACAGGCTGAGGTGGAAGCGGCACAGAAGATGGTTGAAGCGTCAAAGCAGTATGTAGACAATCCAGTTGGGCTCCAACTTAGGTGGATGCAGATAATATATGAGATAGGGCTGGAGGGCAAGTCTTCAATGATAATGGTGCCGTCAGATGTACCAGTGGCCGGTTCTGCCTTTTCTGTTATGGGAATGAATGAGGCACTTAAAGCCCGTGGGCATGTAGAAGACGTACAAGGTCAAGGATCTCAGAAGCAGTAA
- a CDS encoding ribosomal RNA small subunit methyltransferase A: protein MSYSKRLGQVFLRSRRIAEYEVDLLNGHPGDSVLEIGPGHGILTSILLDRGYYVTAVEKDRFVYNELLSIKNKNLNLFNMDFLDMPPQKYDFIIGNIPYYISSDVIFKLYDFEFSASVIMVQKEFADKLTNVKDSSRLYVNAYVRYEIDLKRYVGRKNFNPQPKVDSAILLLKKKKINLDIPLDYLDSKLKVMFSKKRKMISNIFEIYPESMGNRRPSDLTASEILDLVRLLHAHGL from the coding sequence ATGAGTTACAGCAAGCGATTGGGCCAAGTTTTCCTTAGGAGTAGAAGAATAGCAGAGTATGAAGTGGACCTCCTTAACGGTCATCCAGGGGATTCGGTACTGGAGATAGGGCCTGGCCACGGGATACTGACATCAATATTACTCGATAGAGGTTACTACGTAACAGCTGTTGAGAAGGACAGGTTTGTCTACAACGAACTGCTCTCTATAAAAAACAAAAATCTCAACCTTTTCAATATGGATTTTCTTGACATGCCGCCACAAAAGTATGATTTTATTATTGGTAATATACCATACTATATATCATCGGATGTAATATTCAAACTTTATGATTTTGAGTTCTCTGCTTCTGTAATAATGGTACAAAAAGAGTTCGCAGACAAATTAACAAATGTCAAAGATTCCTCCAGGCTTTATGTTAATGCTTACGTGAGGTACGAAATTGATCTGAAGCGATACGTTGGTAGGAAAAATTTCAACCCTCAGCCGAAGGTGGATTCAGCTATCCTGTTACTGAAGAAGAAAAAGATAAACCTAGACATACCCTTGGATTACCTTGATTCAAAATTGAAGGTTATGTTTTCAAAGAAAAGAAAAATGATATCAAACATATTCGAGATTTATCCAGAGAGCATGGGAAACAGAAGGCCATCCGACCTTACTGCTTCTGAGATCCTTGACCTTGTACGTCTTCTACATGCCCACGGGCTTTAA
- a CDS encoding zinc ribbon domain-containing protein — translation MRIGGINKITKKGDGKGNNYRFILKNAFPYGMLASQVMYKASWEGLPAIELTRKETRNTSRMCSVCDTLARIEHGRILKCDSCGIEIDRDVNACINIAFRYRTCLKRSHKGLPGEAVKQSKDVEQMAGSQISMDI, via the coding sequence TTGAGAATTGGGGGAATAAATAAGATTACAAAGAAGGGCGATGGAAAAGGGAATAATTACAGATTCATTCTTAAGAATGCGTTTCCATATGGGATGCTTGCATCCCAGGTAATGTATAAGGCATCATGGGAAGGCCTTCCTGCCATAGAGCTGACAAGAAAGGAAACAAGGAACACCAGCAGGATGTGCTCGGTATGTGATACTCTGGCCAGAATAGAGCATGGCAGGATCCTGAAGTGTGATTCCTGCGGTATTGAGATAGACCGTGATGTGAATGCATGCATAAACATTGCATTCAGGTATCGGACATGTCTGAAACGATCCCATAAAGGCCTGCCAGGTGAAGCTGTGAAGCAGTCAAAAGATGTGGAGCAGATGGCAGGAAGCCAAATATCAATGGATATTTGA
- a CDS encoding 30S ribosomal protein S19: MVVNKQGSVKSIKRKARKSRKVTTGRAKEFSYKGYTLEQLQEMSLEELIKILPARARRSLSREMNHDQKKLVEKLEGDYDDIKTHVRDVIILPSYVGKIVEVYNGNSYSKFEIKPEMIGHYLGEFVMTRKEVKHSGPGVGATRSSKFMPLK, translated from the coding sequence ATGGTAGTAAATAAGCAAGGTTCGGTAAAGTCCATAAAGAGAAAGGCCAGAAAGTCAAGGAAAGTTACTACTGGCAGAGCTAAGGAGTTCAGTTACAAGGGTTACACACTAGAACAACTACAGGAAATGAGCTTAGAAGAACTTATAAAGATACTTCCTGCCAGAGCAAGAAGATCACTCTCTAGGGAAATGAACCACGACCAGAAGAAACTTGTAGAAAAACTTGAAGGGGATTATGACGACATAAAGACTCACGTAAGAGATGTTATAATATTACCAAGCTACGTAGGTAAAATAGTCGAAGTTTACAATGGCAACAGTTATTCCAAGTTCGAGATAAAGCCGGAAATGATTGGGCATTACCTCGGGGAATTTGTGATGACGAGAAAGGAAGTAAAGCACTCAGGACCGGGTGTTGGCGCAACCCGTTCATCTAAGTTCATGCCATTGAAGTGA
- a CDS encoding 50S ribosomal protein L2 — protein sequence MGKHIIPQRRGHGSLVYRSPSHRHVVDVKHLKPGEYVVKDIIHAPGRNSPLLELVDSTGKKVYQIAFTGAYVGQKIVAGNVDTINPGTTTVLANIPDGSYVYNIESSPGDGGEFCRSAGTFALVVSHGSRVTLKLPSGSMRDFDPRCRATVGVVAASGIIDAPILKAGTHVHYLRSKAKRPYTVRGVAMNAVNHPHGGGNHQHVGRPSTVGRNAPPGRKVGRLSPKRRKVNGSK from the coding sequence ATGGGTAAACATATAATCCCACAAAGGAGAGGCCATGGAAGTCTCGTTTACAGAAGCCCTAGCCATAGGCATGTCGTAGATGTTAAGCACTTGAAACCAGGCGAATATGTAGTTAAAGACATTATCCACGCACCTGGCAGGAATTCACCACTTCTTGAACTCGTAGATTCAACTGGAAAGAAAGTGTATCAGATTGCTTTTACAGGTGCCTATGTTGGGCAGAAGATAGTTGCCGGGAATGTAGATACAATTAATCCGGGTACTACAACAGTTCTAGCCAATATACCTGATGGGAGTTACGTCTACAACATAGAGAGCAGTCCTGGAGATGGGGGTGAATTTTGCAGAAGCGCAGGTACTTTTGCACTTGTTGTCTCGCATGGAAGTAGAGTTACTTTGAAGTTGCCTTCTGGTTCTATGAGGGATTTCGATCCAAGATGCCGCGCTACTGTTGGAGTAGTAGCAGCTTCAGGAATTATAGATGCTCCAATACTGAAGGCAGGTACTCATGTTCATTATCTGAGGAGTAAGGCGAAGAGGCCGTACACGGTTAGAGGCGTGGCCATGAACGCTGTAAATCACCCGCATGGTGGTGGAAACCATCAACATGTAGGAAGGCCAAGCACTGTTGGTAGGAATGCCCCGCCAGGGAGAAAAGTGGGCAGGCTTTCACCTAAAAGGAGGAAGGTAAATGGTAGTAAATAA
- a CDS encoding 30S ribosomal protein S3 produces the protein MKERKFVNEAVKRLLVYEYLVKETENAGFGKMSMKRTPFGTNITLYVNRPGLVIGRRGSKVQQMTETLEKKYAIETPQIEVKDVKDPDLNPSVIAKKIALSLEKGWSYRKAGNTSLKRTIDAGARGVLIKISGKISGERARYQKFIYGNVKYSGEPGSKGMLVGFSTAKLKVGILGVTVKILNPEYKLPDVFSISNLAGGENVGTESETDKADEQGREAANTEES, from the coding sequence ATGAAGGAGAGGAAATTCGTTAACGAGGCGGTAAAGAGGCTCCTTGTTTACGAGTATCTTGTGAAGGAAACTGAGAACGCTGGATTTGGAAAAATGAGCATGAAAAGGACCCCATTCGGTACTAACATAACTCTATATGTAAACAGGCCTGGCCTAGTAATTGGGAGAAGAGGCAGCAAAGTTCAGCAGATGACAGAAACCCTTGAAAAGAAATACGCAATAGAAACCCCGCAAATAGAAGTAAAAGATGTTAAAGATCCTGATCTTAACCCGTCAGTAATAGCAAAAAAGATAGCCCTGTCTCTTGAAAAGGGTTGGTCTTATAGGAAGGCTGGTAACACCTCACTTAAAAGGACAATAGATGCTGGAGCCAGGGGAGTCCTTATAAAGATATCAGGAAAGATATCGGGTGAAAGGGCCAGATATCAGAAGTTCATTTATGGCAACGTGAAATATTCCGGAGAACCAGGGAGCAAAGGTATGCTCGTAGGTTTTTCAACGGCAAAGTTGAAGGTTGGGATACTTGGAGTTACAGTTAAAATACTTAACCCGGAGTATAAGCTACCCGATGTATTTAGTATAAGCAATTTAGCAGGAGGTGAAAATGTTGGAACTGAGAGCGAAACAGATAAGGCAGATGAGCAAGGAAGAGAGGCAGCAAACACTGAAGAATCTTAA
- a CDS encoding DedA family protein, producing MPQKFGKNGFVQVRDKMRINFRSLFLKVNPAGSASMSKYYYYAFIFSILILFASAVSITNGYFHYVNVYSYYSYQHKILAPFSLTGYEGMFLVVAFAPLPDYLILPFYGYLSSVGEFNIFLTFLVSVAAMLFEMGIEYAGGRLAGRPLLLKVLSYFKITEKDLEVADHWIKDHGSFSIFIATFIPYFKNVTSLAAGTLKMNAGLFFLSNLVGFSIRFGLLLYIGYTGIFVLTPSWDYSHRLATALVGVLALMYIIAYTWRKISTILAYRVKK from the coding sequence ATGCCGCAGAAATTTGGAAAGAATGGATTCGTACAAGTTAGGGACAAGATGAGAATTAATTTTAGATCACTATTTTTAAAAGTTAATCCTGCTGGTTCAGCTTCAATGTCTAAGTATTATTATTATGCATTCATATTTTCTATACTCATATTGTTTGCGAGTGCCGTCAGTATTACAAATGGTTATTTCCATTATGTTAACGTTTACTCATACTATTCATATCAACATAAAATACTAGCACCGTTTTCTCTAACTGGATACGAAGGCATGTTTCTGGTCGTGGCTTTTGCCCCGCTTCCAGACTACCTCATTTTGCCATTTTACGGGTATCTTTCTTCAGTTGGTGAATTCAATATTTTTTTAACTTTTCTCGTCTCTGTTGCAGCAATGTTGTTCGAGATGGGTATAGAATACGCAGGAGGTAGACTGGCTGGTAGACCGCTCCTCCTTAAGGTATTGTCATACTTTAAAATCACTGAAAAAGATCTTGAAGTGGCAGATCATTGGATAAAAGATCATGGTAGTTTCTCCATATTCATAGCAACTTTTATTCCGTATTTTAAGAACGTAACTTCACTTGCCGCCGGCACTTTGAAAATGAATGCAGGACTTTTCTTTCTTTCAAACCTTGTAGGTTTTTCCATTAGGTTTGGTCTACTTTTGTACATAGGCTATACCGGTATATTCGTACTAACCCCATCCTGGGATTATTCGCACCGGCTGGCTACAGCTTTGGTTGGAGTTTTAGCGTTGATGTACATTATAGCCTACACTTGGCGTAAAATCTCGACTATTCTAGCATATCGAGTAAAAAAGTAG
- a CDS encoding site-2 protease family protein, with amino-acid sequence MNYLYLFVFLLIAWIMAIYLLSPYIKKSGNFSLFGPALMLKFTKNRHVIDGIAKRFPAIKFSKVSVVIVFIAGIVSLVMLFYSAYLASFIRPSQAPPVTEFLGIPGINPAIPVGYGLLAIVISVVIHEMMHGITARKHGLKVDSVGALFFIVPVGAFVEPNQDEMTKADPVIRRRIFAAGPSINIIIGIIFAVILSTAMFAGAQPIHQGLYIESSDTTVNPHILPGTELISLGNYSGSAVMQALQSPTFLPGSNVTVETFDGHSVSKGEAVAGVIIVSVISGYPAEKVPGNSVILSIDNKTIYNLTTLDDVLNSIKPGTHISMKILELPSYSLQSYTMVTASKYSYYQQYDPSANSVIYKNQSFIGVSVSYMGISGYPLNELRNIIFLKEIYANPIDGFITSIGLPFYGLNPVPVSLASMFSVPVNPTLFWGTVNILFWMFWINIVLGITNALPFAFFDGGQFFKDTLTIWGRHIKSLRSEKTVNQVMYFLSFIVFFLILWEIVIPRII; translated from the coding sequence ATGAATTACCTTTACCTGTTCGTGTTTCTTCTAATAGCGTGGATAATGGCCATTTATCTATTATCGCCATACATAAAAAAATCCGGGAATTTTTCGTTGTTTGGGCCTGCACTTATGCTTAAATTCACTAAGAATAGACATGTTATTGATGGGATAGCTAAAAGATTCCCGGCAATTAAATTTTCTAAGGTGTCAGTTGTAATTGTTTTTATCGCGGGCATAGTTTCATTGGTGATGTTATTTTATAGTGCTTACTTAGCATCTTTTATAAGGCCTAGCCAGGCTCCTCCTGTAACAGAGTTTCTTGGCATTCCGGGAATAAATCCGGCAATACCAGTCGGCTATGGACTTCTAGCCATAGTTATATCCGTCGTTATCCATGAAATGATGCACGGAATAACGGCTAGAAAACATGGCCTAAAGGTGGATTCAGTTGGTGCCCTCTTTTTCATAGTACCTGTTGGCGCATTTGTCGAACCAAATCAAGATGAAATGACAAAAGCTGATCCGGTGATTAGAAGAAGAATTTTTGCCGCTGGACCATCAATAAATATTATAATCGGTATTATATTTGCTGTAATCCTTTCTACCGCAATGTTTGCTGGCGCCCAACCAATACATCAAGGGCTTTATATAGAATCCTCGGACACAACGGTGAATCCTCACATCTTACCAGGTACTGAATTAATATCACTGGGTAATTACTCCGGAAGTGCTGTAATGCAGGCCCTTCAAAGCCCAACATTTCTTCCGGGCTCGAATGTAACGGTTGAAACGTTCGATGGTCATAGCGTTTCAAAAGGTGAAGCGGTAGCCGGGGTAATAATAGTATCAGTCATTTCCGGTTATCCAGCAGAAAAAGTGCCGGGAAACTCTGTTATACTCTCTATCGATAATAAAACAATATACAATCTTACAACTCTTGATGATGTACTCAATTCTATAAAACCTGGGACTCATATTTCTATGAAGATACTAGAGCTGCCATCATATAGCCTGCAATCCTATACTATGGTAACAGCATCTAAATATAGTTACTATCAGCAGTATGATCCATCAGCTAACAGTGTAATTTACAAAAATCAGAGCTTTATAGGTGTTTCGGTTTCATATATGGGAATAAGCGGTTATCCTTTAAACGAGCTCAGGAATATCATATTTTTAAAAGAAATTTATGCTAATCCAATTGACGGCTTTATCACATCTATAGGGTTACCATTTTACGGTCTCAACCCTGTTCCAGTTTCGCTGGCAAGCATGTTCTCTGTTCCTGTTAATCCAACGCTGTTTTGGGGTACTGTAAATATACTATTTTGGATGTTCTGGATAAATATTGTATTGGGGATAACTAACGCATTGCCGTTTGCGTTCTTCGATGGAGGTCAGTTCTTCAAGGATACCTTGACAATATGGGGCCGCCACATAAAATCTTTGAGAAGCGAAAAGACAGTGAATCAGGTAATGTACTTTCTTAGTTTTATTGTTTTCTTTCTAATACTGTGGGAAATAGTTATACCAAGAATAATTTGA
- a CDS encoding mevalonate-3-kinase: MSNSSITSVAYPTIGVVLLGGIANEKTRTPLHTSAGIAYTDSCGSIRTESTIYGDSEMHIYFNGTESKDENRSVKSVLERYRNELQSFFGKKDVSYSSLNYGILSGSSDAGAASIGAILSFIDKKNDIHDIENDIRMISESAGRSLHGGLTITWSDGYSAYTERVLGPEHFNNYAIVGFSFDYPRNPSDTIHQNIIKSKRYKQRTIDADEHAHEIKEMARTDDIEGIFEKAEEDTEEYHSILREVGVLVIRENMQKLIEFIKILRKEFWNSYIVTGGSNVYVIVRRDDLERLIHIKNTFGSKPKILNVAGPAWIKKVESD, from the coding sequence ATGTCGAACTCATCAATAACGTCAGTTGCGTATCCCACTATCGGTGTAGTACTACTTGGAGGAATTGCCAATGAAAAGACACGGACGCCGCTCCATACATCTGCGGGTATAGCCTATACTGATTCCTGCGGCTCAATAAGAACAGAGAGTACCATATATGGTGATAGTGAAATGCACATATATTTCAATGGAACAGAAAGTAAAGATGAAAATAGATCCGTAAAATCAGTGCTTGAACGCTACAGGAACGAACTCCAAAGTTTCTTTGGCAAAAAAGATGTATCCTACTCATCCCTCAACTACGGAATACTCAGCGGAAGCTCTGATGCCGGAGCTGCGTCAATTGGTGCAATCCTGTCATTCATTGATAAGAAAAATGATATTCACGATATTGAAAACGATATACGCATGATATCCGAAAGCGCTGGAAGAAGCCTACATGGCGGCCTAACAATTACATGGAGCGATGGCTATAGCGCCTATACGGAAAGAGTACTTGGGCCTGAACATTTTAACAACTACGCCATAGTTGGTTTTTCCTTTGATTATCCACGAAATCCATCGGACACAATACACCAGAATATTATAAAGAGTAAAAGGTACAAGCAAAGAACAATAGATGCAGATGAACACGCACACGAGATCAAGGAGATGGCAAGGACAGACGACATCGAGGGAATATTCGAAAAGGCTGAGGAAGACACGGAAGAATATCATAGCATACTTAGAGAAGTAGGTGTCTTAGTAATCAGAGAAAATATGCAGAAATTAATAGAGTTTATCAAAATACTAAGAAAAGAGTTCTGGAACTCATATATAGTTACCGGCGGAAGCAATGTTTATGTCATAGTGAGAAGGGATGACTTAGAGCGTTTAATTCACATAAAAAATACGTTCGGATCAAAGCCAAAAATACTTAATGTAGCAGGACCAGCCTGGATAAAGAAAGTTGAAAGTGATTGA
- the rpmC gene encoding 50S ribosomal protein L29, with translation MSKEERQQTLKNLKESLLHERALVSMGGSSPSPGKVRSIRRQIARLLTVEREEKK, from the coding sequence ATGAGCAAGGAAGAGAGGCAGCAAACACTGAAGAATCTTAAGGAAAGCCTGCTGCATGAGAGAGCATTAGTGTCTATGGGAGGTTCATCTCCCAGTCCTGGCAAGGTTAGGAGTATAAGGAGACAGATAGCCAGGTTACTAACAGTTGAGAGGGAGGAAAAAAAGTAA
- a CDS encoding winged helix-turn-helix domain-containing protein, with product MCSPLENTLREIVNASVVSNYPPSTCVSVVCSQNGDKEKMLAKSLSIYFVSKIIYHKPDGSSEVIKNEEENINLRFSQSVVTGRKQKAKIIFDILSFIKTPECTGIKSIIYNCNLNYRTAIKIQREMESRGPKEKQQEGRNGKYILTSKGTDFLEAIQFITL from the coding sequence ATGTGTTCACCATTGGAAAATACGTTAAGGGAAATTGTAAATGCATCCGTTGTAAGTAATTATCCCCCATCAACCTGCGTTAGCGTGGTATGCTCACAAAATGGTGACAAAGAAAAAATGCTAGCAAAATCACTTTCTATATACTTTGTGTCTAAGATAATATACCATAAGCCCGATGGATCTTCTGAGGTAATAAAGAACGAAGAAGAGAATATTAATCTCAGGTTCTCTCAATCAGTTGTTACAGGGCGAAAGCAAAAGGCAAAAATTATATTCGACATATTAAGTTTTATAAAGACGCCTGAGTGCACTGGAATAAAGAGCATTATCTATAACTGCAATTTGAATTATAGAACTGCAATTAAGATACAGAGGGAGATGGAAAGTAGAGGGCCCAAAGAAAAGCAACAGGAAGGAAGGAATGGAAAATACATTTTGACGAGCAAGGGAACGGATTTTTTGGAGGCAATTCAATTTATTACATTATGA
- a CDS encoding 50S ribosomal protein L23, producing the protein MGDVILSPVSTEKTALLAEKENKLTLIVDRKATKEDIKREVESRFSVKVEGINILITKKGKKAIVKLAKEYSAEEIAERIGVF; encoded by the coding sequence ATGGGAGACGTTATATTATCACCGGTATCCACTGAGAAGACTGCATTGCTGGCAGAGAAGGAAAATAAACTAACCTTAATAGTCGATAGGAAGGCAACGAAGGAAGACATAAAAAGAGAAGTTGAGAGTAGGTTCTCTGTAAAAGTCGAAGGTATAAACATACTGATAACAAAAAAAGGGAAGAAGGCTATAGTTAAGCTAGCGAAGGAATATTCCGCTGAGGAGATAGCGGAGAGAATAGGTGTGTTTTGA
- a CDS encoding preprotein translocase subunit Sec61beta encodes MASDKKSEGFQSGAGLIRYFEEEEIKGPALDPKLVVYIGIAVAIMVELAKIFWPP; translated from the coding sequence ATGGCTTCAGACAAAAAGTCAGAAGGGTTCCAGTCTGGTGCTGGTTTAATAAGGTACTTCGAAGAAGAGGAAATAAAAGGACCAGCTCTTGATCCGAAACTTGTGGTTTATATAGGAATAGCTGTGGCCATTATGGTTGAGCTTGCAAAGATATTCTGGCCCCCATAA
- the rpl3p gene encoding 50S ribosomal protein L3: MATPHHSRRGSMAYYPRVRAKSIEPRIRSWPEISGPVKVQGFAGFKVGMTHVEMVDYRKTSVTAGQPIFVPVTVIEVPPLDVIGIRLYDEDEEGNMVVVYEKWTQNLDKELFKKITTFKEVKEKPVPETYADVRLIVATRNKDVPGIPSKKPEIFELRIGGGNSVKERFEYATAHLGKTIRFEDFSKPGKFVDVLSVTKGKGFTGHVQRFGVKLLPRKNRKHRRMIGTLGPWHPDWVRNTVPQAGQMGYQQRTISNVRVLKYSKGEDADTINVRGGFLHYGLVKNDYVLLFGSVPGPAKRLIKMRDPARQKVPDIDNVKLDYISLESKQGD; encoded by the coding sequence ATGGCAACGCCTCATCATTCGAGAAGAGGATCAATGGCCTATTACCCTAGGGTAAGGGCAAAAAGTATAGAACCAAGGATAAGGAGCTGGCCCGAGATATCAGGACCTGTAAAGGTACAGGGATTCGCTGGGTTCAAGGTAGGAATGACGCACGTAGAAATGGTAGACTACAGAAAAACCAGTGTTACAGCAGGTCAACCTATATTTGTTCCTGTTACGGTAATCGAGGTTCCACCCCTAGACGTCATAGGGATAAGGCTATATGACGAGGATGAAGAAGGAAATATGGTTGTGGTATACGAAAAATGGACGCAAAACCTCGATAAGGAGCTGTTCAAAAAAATCACAACATTTAAGGAAGTAAAAGAGAAGCCTGTCCCTGAAACATATGCAGATGTAAGGTTAATAGTCGCTACAAGAAATAAGGATGTACCTGGGATCCCATCAAAGAAACCAGAGATATTTGAACTAAGGATAGGTGGAGGAAATTCTGTGAAGGAAAGATTTGAATACGCTACGGCACATCTCGGAAAAACAATAAGATTCGAAGACTTTTCTAAACCTGGAAAATTTGTAGACGTTTTGTCAGTTACTAAGGGTAAAGGATTCACGGGTCACGTTCAGAGATTTGGTGTAAAACTCCTCCCTCGCAAGAATAGGAAGCATAGGAGAATGATTGGTACGCTGGGCCCGTGGCATCCAGATTGGGTTAGGAATACTGTGCCTCAGGCAGGTCAGATGGGGTACCAGCAAAGAACAATAAGCAATGTTAGAGTTCTTAAATATTCGAAGGGGGAAGATGCGGATACAATAAATGTGAGAGGCGGTTTTCTCCACTATGGCCTCGTAAAAAATGACTATGTCCTATTGTTTGGATCTGTCCCTGGCCCTGCCAAGAGGCTTATAAAGATGAGAGATCCGGCTAGGCAGAAAGTACCGGATATAGATAATGTCAAGCTTGATTACATATCATTAGAATCTAAGCAAGGTGATTGA
- a CDS encoding 50S ribosomal protein L22, with translation MKGYSMSVDENNARARIVEADISLKDAVNIAHHIRGMKLDYAKQILEDVVSKKYAIPYFRYLDSVSHRPGKGPGRYPVKAAKVFIDLLSNVENNAEFKGMNTDSLIIKHVAANKGRMIKKYTPKAYGRAGANFKDLINLEVIVTEGDQ, from the coding sequence ATGAAGGGTTACTCGATGAGTGTGGATGAGAACAACGCAAGAGCTAGGATAGTAGAGGCTGATATATCACTGAAGGATGCTGTAAATATAGCGCATCACATAAGGGGAATGAAGCTTGACTACGCGAAGCAGATACTTGAAGATGTCGTCAGTAAAAAATATGCCATACCATACTTTAGATACCTAGATTCTGTATCACATAGGCCGGGCAAAGGGCCTGGAAGGTACCCAGTCAAGGCGGCTAAGGTCTTTATTGATTTGCTTTCTAATGTAGAAAACAATGCCGAATTTAAGGGAATGAATACAGATAGCCTCATAATTAAGCACGTCGCTGCCAATAAGGGAAGGATGATAAAAAAGTATACGCCAAAAGCCTATGGGAGGGCTGGCGCGAACTTCAAGGATCTAATAAACCTTGAGGTTATAGTTACGGAGGGAGATCAATGA